A stretch of Cytophagales bacterium DNA encodes these proteins:
- a CDS encoding alpha/beta hydrolase, whose amino-acid sequence MINNSIKTLFLFLCSYNFLSVSNSQAQTVYPLWNNGAPGFEHRKDEPEHAKDWWVKNIHHPSITLYEPDQPNGAAILIIPGGGHRELVYNSEGERAARYLTNLGFKAFVLKYRLVREEGSEYTFEHVRQDGIRAMKRIRGLSEELGFDPNRVGILAFSAGGEVAAMLAFEENDDREGSDEIDQFSFRPDFLVQVYPGPLFIPSISVPEDAPPAFLVASNNDVCCSETIVQLLRVYRAAGKSVEMHLYAKGDHAFNMGTRSDLKTISGWPERMKEWFEDHDFFQ is encoded by the coding sequence ATGATCAACAATTCGATAAAAACGCTATTCCTCTTTTTATGCTCGTATAATTTTTTGTCGGTATCCAATAGTCAGGCACAAACAGTGTATCCGCTATGGAATAATGGTGCTCCCGGCTTTGAACATCGTAAAGATGAGCCAGAACATGCCAAAGATTGGTGGGTAAAGAATATCCATCATCCTTCCATTACACTTTATGAACCTGATCAACCGAATGGAGCGGCCATTTTGATCATCCCAGGTGGTGGTCACCGGGAATTAGTCTACAACAGTGAAGGGGAACGTGCAGCTCGGTATCTTACCAACTTAGGATTCAAGGCATTTGTGCTGAAATACAGGTTGGTTCGCGAAGAGGGGTCTGAATATACGTTCGAACATGTTCGCCAGGATGGAATAAGAGCCATGAAGCGAATCAGAGGCCTATCTGAGGAACTTGGTTTTGATCCCAACAGGGTGGGGATATTGGCTTTCTCAGCAGGAGGAGAAGTCGCTGCGATGCTGGCTTTTGAAGAGAATGATGATCGCGAAGGCTCAGATGAAATTGATCAGTTTTCGTTTCGCCCGGATTTTTTAGTTCAGGTTTATCCGGGTCCACTATTCATTCCATCAATCAGTGTGCCTGAAGATGCACCTCCAGCTTTTCTGGTAGCTTCCAACAATGATGTATGTTGTTCCGAAACCATCGTGCAGTTACTACGTGTTTATCGTGCCGCAGGAAAATCCGTAGAAATGCACCTCTATGCCAAAGGTGATCACGCTTTCAACATGGGTACCCGATCGGATCTAAAGACCATTTCCGGTTGGCCTGAACGAATGAAAGAGTGGTTCGAGGATCACGACTTTTTTCAGTAA
- the purL gene encoding phosphoribosylformylglycinamidine synthase, with protein MIYFFRKSDTQFYAVGTDQSLTENHISRLTWLFSGATLSEEKEISGKFIGPRKEMITPWSTNAVEIAQNAGIEGLIRIEAFTIDDGDQGFDPMLQQRYDGLGQDLFTLEIEPAQVLDIEDIRDYNEKEGLALSEDEVVFLEQVVADIGRPLTDSEIFGFSQVNSEHCRHKIFTGEFIIDGEKQEMSLFQWIKKTSKDNPNFLVSAYKDNVAFVQGPVAEQFAPASQDKPDFFETKDFESVISLKAETHNFPTTVEPFNGAATGSGGEIRDRMAGGQGSIPLAGTAVYMTSYPRTKGADWENQAKERPWLYQTPKEILIKASNGASDYGNKFGQPLICGSLLTFEYEDQDQVYGFDKVIMLAGGIGFGKLKESKKQTVDKDQQIVVLGGDNYRIGMGGGAVSSVDTGEFENAIELNAVQRSNPEMQKRVANTVRAMTELEDNPVVSIHDHGAGGHLNCLSELVEESGGVIDVSALPIGDPTLSDKELMSNESQERMGLVIDKKNLDYLKAVAARERSPYYEVGTTTGDMELKFNGLHEKLPFDLKLDHLFGSSPKTVLEDEVKPAAFKDITYDPSKVESYLQEVLQLEAVASKDWLTNKVDRCVTGKVATQQTVGEIQVPLNNVAVMAIDYKNLKGIATGIGHSPVPGMINAGAGSRLSVTECLTNMVFAPLTHGLAGISLSANWMWPAKNPGENARLYEGVKAISEFVSALGINIPTGKDSLSMTQKYPDGQKVLSPGTVIVSGGAEVNDIRKTVLPALKYQATDSKLIYVPFGTNGFELGGSSFAQVAAALGQQTPDVDAAKVIKAFNEIQALINDGHILAGHDVSAGGLITTLLEMNFPNQSGGLNINLSGFEEEDLVKVLFSENPSVVLQVDASALSTLESNGINFIELGDTQSARQLTLSKGDWQLTLDIDAYRTTWMRASYLLDQEQTEAVQAKARFENYSQQALSYQFPEGFTGKRSDLNIDVNRKTKSGIKAAIIREQGVNSDREMAYALYMAGFDVLDVHMTDLVSGREDLSGVNMIVFVGGFSNSDVLGSAKGWAGSFLFNEKAKAALDNFYARPDTLSLGVCNGCQLMMELEVLFPEMKHHPKMHHNATGKFECGFINVDIQPNNTVMLGNMVGSRLGIWLAHGEGRFILEEESPYTIPMKYSYEAIPGNPNGSSFGVAAMASKDGRHLAMMPHLERSLFPWNWAHYEDKLAHEVSPWLIPFANAFDWVKEQVK; from the coding sequence ATGATCTACTTTTTCAGAAAATCAGACACCCAATTTTACGCAGTTGGAACTGACCAATCATTAACTGAAAATCATATCTCTCGGCTGACCTGGTTGTTCTCAGGCGCGACGCTTAGCGAAGAAAAAGAGATCAGTGGAAAATTCATCGGTCCACGAAAGGAAATGATCACTCCCTGGAGTACCAATGCCGTAGAAATAGCTCAAAATGCTGGTATTGAAGGGTTGATCAGAATTGAGGCATTTACCATCGACGATGGCGATCAAGGATTTGACCCGATGCTCCAACAACGATATGATGGATTAGGTCAGGACCTGTTCACCTTGGAGATTGAGCCAGCACAAGTACTCGACATTGAGGACATTCGGGATTACAATGAGAAAGAGGGGCTTGCACTGAGTGAAGATGAAGTGGTATTTCTGGAACAAGTGGTCGCTGATATTGGAAGACCTCTGACCGACTCAGAAATTTTCGGGTTTTCACAAGTCAATTCGGAGCACTGCCGACACAAGATATTCACTGGAGAATTCATCATTGACGGGGAAAAGCAGGAAATGTCCCTTTTCCAATGGATCAAAAAAACCTCTAAGGACAATCCGAATTTTCTGGTTTCTGCCTATAAAGACAATGTTGCATTTGTTCAGGGGCCAGTGGCTGAACAGTTCGCACCAGCATCTCAAGATAAACCAGACTTTTTTGAGACCAAAGATTTTGAATCTGTCATTTCACTGAAAGCAGAAACACACAATTTCCCCACCACCGTAGAGCCATTCAATGGAGCCGCAACAGGTTCAGGTGGCGAGATCCGGGACCGAATGGCCGGTGGGCAAGGTAGTATTCCTTTGGCTGGAACAGCCGTTTACATGACTTCCTATCCTCGAACCAAAGGCGCTGACTGGGAAAATCAGGCAAAAGAAAGACCGTGGCTATACCAAACACCAAAAGAAATTCTGATCAAAGCGTCCAATGGTGCCAGTGACTATGGCAACAAATTCGGGCAACCACTGATCTGCGGTAGTCTCCTGACCTTCGAATATGAAGACCAGGATCAGGTGTATGGCTTTGACAAAGTCATTATGCTGGCCGGAGGAATCGGTTTTGGGAAGCTGAAAGAAAGCAAAAAGCAGACGGTTGATAAAGACCAGCAAATTGTAGTGCTCGGCGGTGATAACTACCGCATCGGCATGGGTGGTGGCGCTGTATCCTCCGTGGATACAGGAGAGTTTGAAAATGCCATTGAATTGAATGCGGTACAGCGTTCGAATCCTGAAATGCAAAAACGAGTTGCCAATACCGTTCGTGCGATGACGGAATTAGAAGACAACCCTGTAGTTTCAATTCACGATCATGGGGCTGGCGGGCACTTGAATTGTTTGTCAGAATTAGTTGAAGAATCTGGTGGCGTGATTGATGTAAGTGCATTGCCCATCGGAGACCCTACTCTATCTGACAAGGAACTGATGAGCAACGAATCCCAGGAACGAATGGGATTGGTCATTGACAAAAAGAATTTGGATTATCTAAAGGCCGTTGCTGCCCGGGAAAGATCACCTTACTATGAAGTAGGCACCACAACCGGAGACATGGAGTTGAAATTCAATGGCCTTCATGAAAAACTACCATTTGATCTTAAATTGGATCACTTATTTGGCTCCTCTCCAAAAACCGTATTGGAAGATGAGGTCAAACCAGCAGCATTCAAAGACATCACGTACGATCCTTCAAAGGTCGAATCCTACTTGCAGGAAGTCCTGCAATTGGAAGCAGTAGCTTCAAAAGACTGGCTTACGAACAAAGTAGATCGCTGTGTAACGGGTAAAGTAGCCACCCAACAAACGGTCGGTGAAATCCAGGTGCCTCTGAACAATGTGGCGGTAATGGCGATCGATTATAAGAATTTGAAAGGAATCGCTACGGGTATTGGACATTCTCCAGTCCCCGGCATGATCAATGCAGGAGCAGGCTCTCGTCTCTCTGTAACAGAATGCCTGACCAATATGGTATTTGCACCCCTTACACATGGGCTCGCAGGCATTTCTCTCAGTGCCAACTGGATGTGGCCTGCCAAAAACCCAGGTGAGAATGCCCGTCTATATGAAGGTGTAAAAGCCATCAGTGAGTTTGTCTCGGCTTTGGGTATCAATATCCCCACTGGAAAAGATTCCCTGTCCATGACTCAGAAATACCCTGATGGCCAAAAAGTACTTTCACCAGGCACTGTGATCGTCAGTGGTGGCGCTGAAGTCAATGACATTCGAAAAACGGTTCTTCCTGCGCTTAAATATCAGGCTACCGACTCAAAACTGATCTATGTTCCCTTCGGCACGAATGGCTTTGAGTTGGGGGGAAGTTCCTTTGCGCAAGTAGCTGCCGCCCTGGGACAACAAACACCAGATGTAGATGCCGCAAAAGTGATCAAAGCATTCAATGAAATTCAGGCATTGATCAATGATGGTCATATTCTGGCGGGTCATGATGTTTCTGCCGGTGGTCTGATCACCACCCTATTGGAAATGAATTTCCCTAACCAGTCCGGTGGGTTGAATATCAACCTGAGTGGATTCGAAGAAGAAGACCTTGTCAAGGTACTATTCTCGGAAAACCCCTCAGTGGTACTACAAGTGGACGCTTCAGCACTATCTACGCTGGAAAGTAATGGTATCAACTTTATCGAACTGGGAGATACCCAGTCAGCCAGACAGCTTACCCTAAGTAAGGGAGATTGGCAATTAACGCTCGATATTGATGCGTACAGAACTACCTGGATGCGTGCTTCATATCTTTTGGATCAGGAACAAACAGAAGCTGTGCAAGCCAAAGCTCGTTTTGAAAACTATAGCCAGCAAGCACTGTCTTATCAATTCCCGGAAGGGTTTACAGGCAAGCGCAGTGACCTAAACATTGATGTGAACCGGAAAACCAAATCCGGTATCAAAGCGGCGATCATACGGGAGCAAGGGGTAAATAGTGACCGGGAAATGGCTTACGCCCTTTATATGGCCGGATTCGATGTACTAGATGTCCATATGACAGACCTGGTTAGTGGTCGCGAAGACCTTTCTGGTGTCAACATGATTGTTTTCGTAGGTGGCTTTTCAAATTCCGATGTACTGGGTTCTGCCAAAGGTTGGGCTGGTTCCTTCCTATTCAACGAAAAGGCAAAAGCAGCTTTGGATAATTTCTATGCGCGTCCTGATACCCTGAGTTTGGGCGTCTGTAATGGCTGTCAGCTAATGATGGAGTTAGAGGTGTTATTCCCAGAAATGAAGCATCACCCTAAAATGCATCACAATGCGACAGGTAAATTTGAGTGTGGTTTCATCAATGTTGACATCCAACCGAACAATACGGTGATGCTAGGAAATATGGTTGGATCACGATTGGGTATATGGTTAGCACACGGTGAAGGCCGATTCATACTTGAAGAGGAAAGTCCGTACACCATACCGATGAAGTATTCCTATGAAGCAATACCTGGCAATCCAAATGGTAGTTCTTTTGGCGTAGCTGCCATGGCTTCCAAAGACGGCCGACACCTGGCCATGATGCCTCACCTCGAACGATCTTTATTCCCCTGGAATTGGGCACACTACGAAGATAAACTTGCACATGAAGTCAGCCCATGGTTAATCCCATTTGCGAATGCTTTTGATTGGGTAAAAGAACAAGTCAAATAA